A portion of the Caenorhabditis elegans chromosome III genome contains these proteins:
- the gtf-2H3 gene encoding General transcription factor IIH subunit 3 (Confirmed by transcript evidence), translated as MSTLSVLIETSSCSWGMLASAHGDRTIGIILRAIVSFCNAHLGQSANNQLLVFAYGRNVDNKMIYSSTRCEDRNASFLVVKRLRELLSSDALTNDATIGAPLGPALAHAFCHMKKDSRVVTADPCDDSLGPQTTSEQSETASEKATNRAVVISITPIMGSEHGSLMNLFFSAAKQSICVDVVSMGDDFTGGILQQAADITGGSFLHAKKPQTLLKILMTNMLTDPTHRAVFSKLSHNSVDYRASCACHHQLVSSGWVCSICLSVLCQYTPICKVCKAAFTIANLPIKPNRKRAIRN; from the exons ATGAGCACACTATCGGTCTTAATCGAAACATCATCTTGCTCATGGGGAATGCTAGCAAGTGCACACGGTGATCGAACAATTGGAATTATTCTACGAGCAATC gtaTCATTCTGCAATGCTCATCTAGGACAATCTGCAAATAATCAGCTTCTAGTTTTTGCATACGGACGAAATGTGGATAACAAAATGATATATTCTTCTACAAGATGTGAAGATCGGAATGCTTCGTTTCTTGTTGTGAAGCGTTTGCGGGAACTATTGAGTAGTGATGCATTAACTAATGATGCAACTATTGGAGCACCTCTAGGACCTGCCTTGGCTCATGCTTTTTGCC ATATGAAAAAAGACAGCCGAGTAGTAACTGCTGATCCATGTGATGATTCTCTTGGACCTCAGACTACATCAGAACAATCGGAAACCGCATCTGAAAAGGCTACGAATAGAGCAGTAGTGATATCAATTACTCCTATCATGGGAAGCGAACACGGATCGTTAATGAATTTGTTCTTCTCTGCTGCAAAACAGTCAATCTGCGTTGATGTTGTATCGATGGGAGATGATTTTACTGGTGGAATCCTTCAACAGGCAGCAGATATTACTGGCGGATCTTTTCTACATGCCAAAAAACCACAgactttattgaaaattttaatg ACTAATATGCTAACCGATCCAACTCACCGTGCAGTATTCTCGAAGCTTTCTCATAAT tcagtCGATTATCGAGCATCCTGTGCGTGTCATCATCAGCTTGTATCCTCCGGTTGGGTGTGCTCCATCTGTCTTTCAGTCCTCTGCCAATATACTCCAATATGCAAAGTTTGCAAAGCAGCGTTCACGATTGCCAATCTTCCAATCAAACCGAACAGGAAACGGGCCATCAGGAATTAA
- the ZK1128.3 gene encoding uncharacterized protein (Confirmed by transcript evidence) — translation MSVHLTEGRRIIQYTGFDDIDEEDVEPNEEAEGPGGVHKKRRGARKKNRRQRMEGLENVDQTVDLQLVTVPKVVPFRASRLLQEIYDRERVHGMRRDEARQLLEDKLLFLEEKSLENLHLRRFCLVVPSDEHFQLDDGSKIPSEIVSISMENGKISSILRVFPSKTRSFEMESVENFQSHRMRRVYWNPSIPKDSNSMFRTWNHFLDGCLLSLLLVPLNKLTQVLEFLRKINEMRTVINNRITVSICLSRVICVEDYLSAVQKVMNTRTVQLDHIPSMDLPSLHFALDFSRYHIQSMNTIFTGSTEMDKLSDENSSHELVEFSSWSCHREAHINMEPEKYHRILHWLWDLSPVNPVDEAE, via the exons ATGAGCGTACATCTAACAGAAGGCAGAAGAATCATTCAATACACAGGATTTGATGATATTGATGAGGAAGATGTTGAG CCAAACGAAGAAGCTGAAGGTCCAGGAGGTGTTCACAAAAAGAGACGTGGAGCGCGAAAGAAGAATCGGCGGCAAAga ATGGAAGGCCTAGAAAACGTGGATCAGACTGTTGACTTGCAGTTGGTCACAGTTCCAAAGGTTGTACCATTCAGAGCTTCTAGACTTTTGCAG gaaatttaCGATCGTGAGAGGGTTCACGGGATGCGTAGAGATGAAGCCCGTCAGCTGCTCGAGGATAAGCTCCTGTTTCTAGAGGAAAAATCGCTCGAGAATTTGCATCTTCGTAGATTTTGTCTTGTTGTTCCATCTGATGAGCATTTTCAACTGGATGATGGCTCTAAAATTCCTTCGGAAATTGTGTCAATTTCTatggaaaatgggaaaattagCTCGATTTTGCGGGTTTTTCCGTCGAAAACTAGAAGCTTTGAAATGGAGAGTGTAGAGAACTTTC aaaGTCACCGAATGCGTCGTGTGTACTGGAATCCATCAATTCCAAAAGATTCGAATTCAATGTTCCGCACGTGGAATCATTTTCTCGATGGATGCCTTCTTTCTCTACTCCTTGTGCCACTCAACAAGCTTACTCaagttctagaatttttgcgTAAAATCAACGAAATGCGAACTGTGATCAACAATCGTATAACCGTATCAATTTGTTTGAGTCGTGTGATTTGTGTTGAAGACTATTTGAGTGCTGTACAGAAAGTGATGAATACCCGAACTGTT CAACTTGATCATATCCCTTCCATGGATCTTCCATCTCTTCACTTTGCTCTTGATTTTAg CCGTTATCATATTCAATCTATGAATACAATTTTCACAGGATCAACGGAAATGGATAAATTATCAGATGAGAATTCTAGTCACGAATTAGTTGAATTTTCGAGCTGGTCATGTCACAGGGAAGCTCATATCAATATGGAACCAGAAA aaTATCATCGAATTCTCCATTGGTTGTGGGATCTGAGTCCAGTGAATCCAGTAGATGAGGCAGAGTGA
- the ham-3 gene encoding SWI/SNF chromatin-remodeling accessory subunit 1 (Confirmed by transcript evidence), protein MQTQARPPVPQGPRFNHPATPQQVRRPINAPLPGQTAQIQGNRGPQPPKKKKRYADKLIQPKVRELVPESQAYMDLLAFEQKLDSTITRKKIDVQEALKRPQKIKKRLRIYISHTFIAGKEPEKEGDDASVPMWELRVEGRLLDDMQHPTVGANPRPAPKRKFSSFFKSLVIELDKDIYGPDNHLVEWHRTPQTNETDGFQVKRPGDRPVKCTILLLLDYQPMKFKLHPRLAKVLGIAAETRPRIIEALWQYIKTHKLQDPQDRDTINNDLFLEQCFGVSKMRFMEIPQRLHQLLQQPDPLVLNHIIQRPDDGQDKTSACYDIDVELEDPVKQQMANFVHNQTNANDIQLLDQKIFDLVDQINEMKLRRDFFLRFSNEPSGFIKKWVVSQNSDLKTLTESSGDGESDRYATTYSTTDTDEGVSRYMYQKIQQKRAELEQSLGIRNN, encoded by the exons atgcAAACTCAAGCGCGGCCACCAGTTCCGCAGGGGCCAAGATTCAACCATCCG GCAACACCACAGCAAGTACGTCGGCCGATTAACGCGCCGTTGCCTGGACAAACCGCTCAAATACAGGGAAACCGGGGCCCACAGCctccgaaaaagaaaaagcgaTATGCCGATAAATTAATTCAACCAAAG gttcGCGAACTGGTTCCCGAATCACAAGCCTATATGGACTTGTTAGCATTTGAGCAGAAGCTTGATTCAACAATTACAAGAAAGAAGATTGATGTTCAAGAAGCTCTGAAAAGAccccaaaaaatcaagaaacgTCTTCGTATATACATATCACACACATTTATAGCTGGAAAAGAACCAGAGAAGGAAGGCGACGATGCATCTGTTCCTATGTGGGAATTACGTGTTGAAGGACGACTTTTAGATGATATG CAACATCCCACAGTTGGAGCAAATCCCCGTCCAGCTCCAAAACGGAAAttcagttcatttttcaaaagcctAGTTATTGAGCTGGATAAAGATATATATGGCCCAGACAACCATCTCGTTGAGTGGCACCGTACTCCACAAACCAATGAAACTGACGGATTTCAAGTGAAGCGCCCCGGAGATCGTCCCGTTAAATGCACAATCCTTCTTCTACTCGATTATCAGCCAATGAAGTTTAAACTTCATCCGAGACTTGCAAAAGTTCTCGGAATTGCTGCAGAAACTCGTCCGAGAATTATTGAAGCCCTGTGGCAGTACATCAAAACTCACAAGCTTCAAGATCCACAGGATCGTGATACAATCAATAATGATCTTTTCTTGGAGCAATGTTTTGGTGTGAGCAAGATGAGATTTATGGAGATTCCTCAAAGACTTCATCAACTCTTGCAACAGCCTGATCCTTTAGTCTTGAATCATATTATTCAGCGGCCTGATGATGGTCAAGATAAAACTTCTGCTTGTTATGATATTG atgTCGAGCTCGAGGATCCAGTCAAACAACAAATGGCAAATTTCGTTCACAATCAAACAAATGCGAACGACATTCAACTACttgatcaaaaaatattcgactTGGTAGATCAAATAAACGAGATGAAGCTGCGTCGTGATTTCTTCCTTCGTTTCTCGAACGAGCCCAGTGGATTCATCAAGAAATGGGTTGTAAGCCAGAATTCTGACTTGAAGACTTTAACAGAATCAAGTGGTGATGGAGAATCCGATCGTTATGCGACAACGTACAGTACAACTGATACAGATGAAGGTGTATCACG GTACATGTATCagaaaatccaacaaaaacgAGCCGAGCTGGAGCAAAGTCTCGGAATCCGCaacaattaa